From Pseudomonas sp. FP2335, the proteins below share one genomic window:
- the pgaA gene encoding poly-beta-1,6 N-acetyl-D-glucosamine export porin PgaA has translation MLRNLPLSASGRLRLLIGAALCSQLLVPAFAVADPAYDALVIQARNGNFTPALTQLRQLPAERQTPGQVSDHLVIAGWAGQDAEVLKVYEAQGKNRTLTPQALATVARTYRNQKQWAQAEAVYRQALLRDPNNVDLQLGLALTQADGGKTTEAVQRARALVAAKPDDPNRRMALGYALTRAGFNYDALFEFDQAFLHAGDKPEVAREYIVALQKARMPEPALRLSAKRPGLVDPVTQRRLEGDLAAERVRMAEFATRSENERYVVADRALQDYDKLLARWTPDASAHDDVVRWRIDRLGALKARARTAEVIREYETLTAEGVQLPTYAVRWVAASYLDQRQPEKSEPLYRQALSAPDAEPDDRVEDTTALFYALQESDRGTEAVEVAKGLATSQKPRVELKGLPIGNPNDAWMDAQQLSAQSGVYGGDLPGSESSLDALVDKAPGNVGLRLAQADMYRARDLPRRAEGILKETEAQVPRDIGLEVSQAYTAMDLEEWRQLDVLTDDVLARNPDSRQVQRLSRLRDVHDMAELRVEAYTGKSFGGGSDSAAGAVSGSRDWGIESRIYTPPIDEDWRLFAGAGYATADFEEGTGHHRWQTVGVERRTRDMTLEAEVSNHSYGDGSKQGAAVSIARDINDNWQYGGSLGYLLSTTPLRALNAGITANGGSGFVRWRANESREWKLTLSPSHFSDGNDRFEALLSGREGLYSSPRVQVDLGLEVGASRNSKEDTVYFNPKSDFTVLPVININHVLYHRYETQWSQQFQVGAGTYSQQDYSTGGIGLVGYGQRYRWNDVLEAGANLSLISRPYDGNRERDLRLLVDLTYRF, from the coding sequence ATGCTGCGAAACCTACCACTCAGTGCTTCAGGCCGGTTGCGACTGCTCATCGGGGCAGCCTTGTGCAGCCAGTTATTGGTGCCAGCCTTCGCCGTGGCCGACCCTGCCTACGATGCCCTGGTCATTCAGGCCCGCAACGGCAATTTCACGCCGGCCCTGACGCAATTGCGCCAGTTGCCTGCCGAGCGCCAGACGCCGGGCCAGGTCAGTGATCACTTGGTTATCGCCGGTTGGGCAGGGCAGGATGCCGAAGTGCTCAAGGTGTACGAGGCTCAGGGTAAAAATCGCACCTTGACGCCCCAGGCGCTCGCCACCGTGGCGCGCACCTATCGCAATCAGAAGCAGTGGGCCCAGGCCGAGGCGGTGTATCGCCAGGCGCTGCTGCGTGACCCGAACAATGTCGACCTGCAACTGGGCCTGGCCCTGACCCAGGCCGACGGCGGCAAAACCACCGAAGCCGTGCAACGCGCCCGTGCGTTGGTCGCCGCCAAGCCTGATGACCCGAACCGGCGCATGGCCCTGGGCTACGCGCTGACCCGCGCGGGCTTCAACTATGACGCGCTGTTCGAGTTCGACCAGGCCTTCCTGCATGCCGGGGATAAACCGGAGGTTGCCCGCGAATACATCGTCGCCTTGCAAAAGGCCCGCATGCCGGAACCGGCCCTGCGCCTGTCGGCCAAGCGCCCGGGCCTGGTCGACCCGGTGACCCAGCGTCGCCTGGAAGGTGACCTCGCCGCCGAACGCGTGCGCATGGCCGAGTTCGCCACGCGTTCGGAAAACGAACGCTATGTCGTCGCCGACCGCGCCCTGCAGGACTACGACAAACTGCTCGCCCGCTGGACCCCGGACGCCAGCGCCCACGACGACGTAGTGCGCTGGCGCATCGACCGCCTGGGCGCGCTCAAGGCCCGCGCACGTACCGCCGAAGTGATCCGCGAGTACGAAACCCTCACCGCCGAAGGCGTGCAATTGCCCACCTATGCCGTGCGTTGGGTGGCCGCGTCGTACCTCGATCAGCGCCAGCCGGAAAAATCCGAGCCGCTGTATCGTCAGGCCCTGAGTGCGCCGGATGCCGAGCCGGATGATCGGGTCGAAGACACCACGGCGCTGTTCTACGCCTTGCAGGAAAGCGACCGGGGCACAGAGGCGGTCGAAGTCGCCAAAGGCCTCGCCACCAGCCAGAAGCCACGGGTTGAACTCAAGGGCTTGCCCATCGGCAATCCCAACGACGCCTGGATGGATGCGCAACAACTGTCGGCCCAGTCCGGCGTGTACGGCGGCGACCTGCCGGGCAGCGAGTCGAGCCTGGACGCGTTGGTCGACAAGGCCCCAGGCAACGTCGGCCTGCGCCTGGCCCAGGCCGACATGTACCGCGCCCGCGACTTGCCACGGCGCGCCGAAGGCATTCTCAAGGAAACCGAAGCCCAGGTGCCGCGTGACATCGGCCTGGAAGTCAGCCAGGCCTACACCGCGATGGATTTGGAGGAGTGGCGCCAGCTCGACGTGCTTACCGACGACGTGCTCGCTCGCAACCCGGACAGCCGTCAGGTGCAGCGCCTGAGCCGGTTGCGCGATGTGCACGACATGGCCGAGCTGCGCGTCGAGGCCTACACCGGCAAGAGCTTTGGCGGCGGTAGCGACAGCGCGGCCGGTGCCGTCTCGGGCAGTCGTGACTGGGGCATTGAAAGCCGTATCTACACGCCGCCGATTGACGAAGACTGGCGCCTGTTCGCCGGTGCCGGCTACGCCACCGCCGACTTTGAAGAAGGCACGGGCCATCACCGCTGGCAGACCGTGGGCGTCGAACGGCGTACCCGCGACATGACCCTGGAGGCCGAAGTTTCCAACCATTCCTACGGCGATGGCAGCAAGCAAGGTGCCGCGGTGTCGATTGCCCGTGACATCAACGACAACTGGCAATACGGCGGTAGCCTCGGTTATTTGCTGTCCACCACGCCACTGCGGGCATTGAATGCCGGGATCACCGCCAACGGCGGCAGCGGTTTTGTGCGCTGGCGCGCCAATGAAAGCCGCGAGTGGAAACTGACCCTCAGCCCGTCCCATTTCAGCGACGGCAACGACCGTTTCGAAGCCCTGCTCAGCGGCCGCGAAGGCCTCTACAGCTCACCACGGGTGCAAGTGGACCTGGGCCTGGAGGTCGGCGCCAGCCGCAACAGCAAGGAAGACACGGTGTACTTCAACCCGAAGTCGGACTTCACCGTGCTGCCGGTCATCAACATCAATCATGTGCTCTATCACCGCTACGAGACTCAGTGGAGTCAGCAGTTCCAGGTCGGTGCGGGTACCTATAGCCAGCAGGATTATTCCACCGGCGGCATCGGGCTGGTGGGCTACGGCCAACGCTACCGCTGGAATGACGTGCTGGAAGCCGGTGCCAACCTGAGCCTGATCAGCCGACCTTACGACGGCAATCGCGAACGCGATCTGCGCCTGCTCGTCGACCTCACTTACCGTTTCTAG